Proteins found in one Triticum urartu cultivar G1812 chromosome 4, Tu2.1, whole genome shotgun sequence genomic segment:
- the LOC125552726 gene encoding uncharacterized protein LOC125552726, with protein MRPATAQIDPSPSPSPAALAKSRLKRLFERQVLRVSPAERLPPVSAGGDKDREKDDLEPSSVCLDGMVRSFLEDGGGAVGERAPVARCCNCFNGGDASDDEDGPAAAEASAISDAAETIKGLVHCASLRERNLLADVSTLVERHRAAGARKRDLLRLLAASLRAMGHDAALCLSRWDKSSSHPAGEHAYVDVLLPAGSERGDRERVLVDVDFRSQFEVARPTKAYRAVLQRLPSAFVGKEDRLRLLVAAAADSSRASLKKRGLHLPPWRKPEYMRAKWLSPYEREAPPPAPDGPASASASELADTGEGGEDGAKA; from the exons atgaggcccGCCACGGCGCAGATCGatccgtccccgtccccgtcccccGCCGCGCTGGCCAAGTCGCGCCTCAAGCGCCTCTTCGAGCGCCAGGTGCTGCGGGTCTCGCCGGCGGAGCGGCTCCCGCCCGTCTCCGCCGGCGGGGACAAGGACAGGGAGAAGGATGACTTGGAGCCCAGCTCCGTGTGCCTGGACGGCATGGTCCGCAGCTTcctggaggacggcggcggcgccgtcGGCGAGCGGGCCCCGGTCGCGCGCTGCTGCAACTGCTTCAACGGCGGCGACGCCTCCGACGACGAGGACGGGCCCGCCGCGGCCGAGGCGTCTGCCATCTCCGACGCCGCGGAGACCATCAAG GGCCTCGTCCACTGCGCCAGTCTCCGGGAGCGCAACCTGCTCGCCGACGTGTCCACGCTCGTGGAGCGCCACCGCGCGGCGGGGGCGCGCAAGCGCgacctcctccgcctcctcgcggcGTCCCTCCGCGCCATGGGCCACGACGCCGCGCTCTGCCTCTCCCGCTGGGACAAGTCGTCGTCCCACCCCGCCGGCGAGCACGCCTACGTGGACGTCCTCCTCCCCGCCGGCTCGGAGCGCGGCGACCGCGAGCGCGTGCTGGTGGACGTCGACTTCAGGTCCCAGTTCGAGGTGGCACGGCCCACCAAGGCCTACCGCGCCGTGCTGCAGCGGCTCCCGTCGGCGTTCGTCGGCAAGGAGGACCGGCTGCGCCTGCTGGTGGCCGCCGCCGCAGACTCCTCGCGCGCCAGCCTCAAGAAGCGCGGCCTCCATCTTCCACCGTGGCGGAAGCCCGAGTACATGCGCGCCAAGTGGCTGTCCCCCTACGAGCGCGAGgcgcctcctccggcgccggaCGGCCCCGCCAGTGCCAGTGCCAGTGAGCTCGCCGACACCGGCGAGGGAGGCGAAGACGGAGCCAAAGCTTGA